Proteins encoded by one window of Deinococcus yavapaiensis KR-236:
- a CDS encoding TerC family protein, translating into MFGLELPPLTPEIFAILGTLVLLEGLLSADNALVLAVMVRPLPKDLQTKALAYGIGGAVVLRILGVLLASYVLQYWWLRAFGALYLAYLTIGHFVKRPEENQEEGAAKARGFWMTVVLLNLTDLAFSVDSILAGVALVPAALPRSQALTIVIIGGIIGLILMRFAATIFLKLLAKYPGLDNTAYALVGWIAVKLGIETVEAASETYGWGWHPHLPSWVFWIVMTAIAVAGTIVAVRKPALSDEEAEKVDDRFEELFEGKAK; encoded by the coding sequence ATGTTTGGTCTGGAACTTCCCCCGCTCACGCCCGAGATCTTCGCGATTCTCGGCACCCTCGTCCTGCTCGAAGGCTTGCTCTCGGCGGACAACGCCCTCGTTCTTGCCGTGATGGTTCGCCCGTTGCCGAAGGATCTTCAAACGAAAGCGCTCGCCTACGGCATCGGCGGCGCGGTCGTGCTGCGCATCCTCGGCGTGCTTCTGGCAAGCTACGTGCTGCAGTATTGGTGGCTGCGCGCGTTCGGCGCCTTGTACCTCGCGTACCTCACCATCGGCCACTTCGTGAAGAGACCCGAGGAGAACCAAGAGGAGGGCGCCGCCAAGGCGCGCGGCTTCTGGATGACCGTGGTGCTTCTCAACCTCACGGACCTCGCGTTCAGCGTCGACTCGATTCTTGCGGGCGTCGCCCTCGTGCCGGCCGCCTTGCCGCGCTCTCAGGCACTCACCATCGTGATCATCGGCGGCATCATCGGACTGATTTTGATGCGCTTCGCCGCCACCATCTTCTTGAAGCTCCTCGCGAAGTACCCGGGACTCGACAACACGGCGTACGCGCTCGTCGGCTGGATCGCCGTTAAACTCGGAATCGAAACCGTCGAGGCGGCCTCGGAAACGTACGGCTGGGGCTGGCATCCGCATCTCCCGTCGTGGGTGTTCTGGATCGTCATGACGGCCATTGCCGTCGCCGGGACGATCGTCGCGGTTCGCAAGCCGGCCTTGAGCGACGAGGAAGCCGAGAAGGTCGACGACCGCTTCGAGGAGTTGTTCGAAGGCAAGGCGAAGTAG
- a CDS encoding 2,3-bisphosphoglycerate-independent phosphoglycerate mutase — protein sequence MLDVIRQLSKETPSKIVMVVLDGVGGLPLTTNGETELATATTPNLDALARESQLGLVELVGAGITPGSGPGHLSLFGYDPIQYTVGRGALSAVGIGVKLSAGDVAVRGNFATLDAGRNVLDRRAGRPSDEENVRVVAKLREAIPDIGGVPVEIYTESEHRFVVVFRAQGRPLGADVSDVDPQATGVTPMEAKAFDPASERTADLVNAFVARAEDALRNEPKINGVLFRGYSDVPHFPSFPDVYHVRSACIASYPMYKGLASLVGMEVLDVEGHEDALEGKVAALQANWDKYDFFYFHVKKTDSTGEDGNFDAKVHKIEDFDALLPSILELGPDVIAIVGDHSTPSKLATHSWHPVPLLIKSEWGRKDVAQRFTEEEAQKGSLGLRRGTDIMPLLMANALKLNKYGA from the coding sequence ATGCTCGACGTGATTCGGCAACTCAGCAAGGAAACTCCCAGCAAGATCGTGATGGTCGTCTTGGACGGCGTCGGCGGCCTGCCGCTCACGACGAACGGCGAGACGGAACTCGCGACGGCGACCACGCCGAACCTCGACGCGCTCGCCCGTGAATCGCAACTCGGCCTCGTGGAACTCGTGGGGGCGGGCATCACGCCTGGAAGCGGTCCCGGTCACTTGTCCCTCTTCGGCTACGATCCCATTCAGTACACGGTGGGACGCGGAGCGTTGAGCGCGGTCGGCATCGGCGTGAAGCTCTCGGCGGGCGACGTGGCCGTTCGCGGCAACTTCGCGACGCTCGACGCGGGCCGCAACGTCCTCGATCGTCGCGCGGGCCGTCCGTCCGACGAGGAGAATGTCCGCGTCGTCGCGAAGCTACGCGAAGCCATTCCCGACATTGGCGGCGTTCCCGTCGAGATCTACACGGAAAGCGAGCACCGCTTCGTCGTCGTCTTCCGCGCTCAAGGTCGACCGCTCGGCGCGGACGTCAGTGACGTCGATCCGCAGGCGACGGGCGTCACGCCGATGGAAGCCAAGGCGTTCGACCCGGCGTCCGAGCGCACCGCCGACCTCGTGAACGCCTTCGTGGCACGCGCCGAGGACGCCTTGCGGAACGAGCCGAAGATCAACGGCGTCCTCTTTCGCGGTTACAGCGACGTCCCACACTTCCCGAGCTTTCCGGACGTCTACCACGTGCGCTCGGCGTGCATCGCCTCCTACCCCATGTACAAGGGACTCGCCTCCCTCGTCGGGATGGAGGTGCTCGACGTCGAGGGGCACGAGGACGCGCTCGAAGGCAAGGTCGCCGCGCTTCAGGCGAATTGGGACAAGTACGACTTCTTCTACTTCCACGTCAAGAAGACCGACTCGACGGGTGAAGACGGCAACTTCGACGCGAAAGTCCACAAGATCGAGGATTTCGACGCGTTGCTGCCGAGCATTCTCGAGCTTGGCCCCGACGTGATCGCCATCGTCGGTGATCACTCCACGCCCAGCAAGCTCGCCACGCACTCTTGGCATCCCGTGCCGCTTCTCATCAAGAGCGAGTGGGGTCGAAAGGACGTCGCGCAGCGCTTCACGGAAGAGGAAGCGCAAAAGGGCAGCCTGGGCCTGCGTCGAGGCACCGACATCATGCCCTTGCTGATGGCGAACGCCCTGAAGCTCAACAAGTACGGCGCCTGA